Proteins co-encoded in one Halorussus vallis genomic window:
- a CDS encoding tyrosine--tRNA ligase, with protein sequence MDAYELITRNVEEAVTDEEVEALADDPEGKRVYVGYEPSGVLHIGHMLTANKLIDLQDAGMEVVVLLADVHAYLNGKGSFEEIEETAEKMRQQFLAYGLDESQTEFVYGSEYQLEEDYALDLHKLELGTTLNRAQRAMAELQGGETAKVSHIVYPLMQALDIEYLDLDLAVGGMDQRKVHMLMREELPEIGYDARPCLHTPILADIGTGEGKMSSSSGVTISMEDSTEDIEEKVNSAFCPPTRDPEGDLENPVLEIFRYHVFPRFERVVVERPEKYGGNLEYDDYESLADDLEGGELHPADAKSALASYLDELVAPGREKLKELEAQN encoded by the coding sequence ATGGACGCCTACGAACTCATCACGCGGAACGTCGAGGAGGCCGTCACCGACGAGGAGGTGGAGGCGCTGGCCGACGACCCCGAAGGCAAACGGGTCTACGTCGGCTACGAGCCCTCCGGCGTGCTCCACATCGGGCACATGCTCACTGCAAACAAGCTCATCGACCTCCAGGACGCGGGGATGGAGGTCGTCGTCCTGCTGGCCGACGTCCACGCCTACCTCAACGGGAAGGGGAGCTTCGAGGAGATAGAGGAAACCGCCGAGAAGATGCGCCAGCAGTTCCTCGCCTACGGCCTCGACGAGTCCCAGACCGAGTTCGTCTACGGTTCCGAGTACCAGTTGGAGGAGGACTACGCGCTCGACCTCCACAAACTCGAACTCGGCACGACGCTCAACCGCGCCCAGCGCGCGATGGCCGAGTTGCAGGGCGGCGAAACCGCGAAGGTCAGCCACATCGTCTACCCCCTGATGCAGGCGCTCGACATCGAATACCTCGACCTCGACCTCGCCGTGGGCGGGATGGACCAGCGGAAGGTCCACATGCTGATGCGCGAGGAACTGCCGGAAATCGGCTACGACGCCCGGCCGTGCCTCCACACGCCCATCCTCGCCGACATCGGCACCGGCGAGGGCAAGATGTCGAGCAGTTCGGGCGTCACCATCTCGATGGAGGACTCCACCGAGGACATCGAGGAGAAGGTCAACTCGGCGTTCTGCCCGCCGACCCGCGACCCCGAGGGCGACCTGGAGAACCCCGTCCTCGAAATCTTCCGGTACCACGTCTTCCCGCGGTTCGAGCGCGTCGTCGTCGAGCGCCCCGAGAAGTACGGCGGGAACCTGGAGTACGACGACTACGAGTCGCTGGCCGACGACCTGGAGGGCGGCGAACTCCACCCCGCCGACGCCAAGTCGGCGCTGGCGTCGTACCTCGACGAACTGGTCGCCCCGGGCCGCGAGAAACTGAAGGAACTGGAAGCGCAGAACTGA
- a CDS encoding DUF7470 family protein, giving the protein MLGKLGAKGIVGVLLLLGGIAVIAIQNLLIAAGIGLVVVGFVLVAWGLISGFMSSFGLGGMMGGGGFE; this is encoded by the coding sequence ATGCTCGGGAAACTCGGTGCGAAAGGAATCGTCGGCGTGCTCCTCCTGCTCGGAGGAATCGCGGTCATCGCGATACAGAACCTCCTCATCGCGGCCGGCATCGGTCTGGTCGTCGTCGGGTTCGTCCTCGTGGCGTGGGGCCTCATCTCCGGATTCATGTCGAGTTTCGGCCTCGGCGGGATGATGGGCGGCGGCGGCTTCGAGTGA
- the eif1A gene encoding translation initiation factor eIF-1A, protein MSDNDGGRRKNLRMPDDDEVFATVTNMLGANRVKVRCADGVERTARIPGKMQKRIWIREDDVVLVEPWDWQDEKADITWRYDKQDADQLRQEGHIQ, encoded by the coding sequence ATGAGCGACAACGACGGCGGACGGCGGAAGAACCTCCGCATGCCCGACGACGACGAGGTCTTCGCCACCGTCACCAACATGCTCGGGGCGAACCGCGTGAAAGTACGATGCGCCGACGGCGTCGAGCGGACCGCCCGCATCCCCGGCAAGATGCAAAAGCGCATCTGGATTCGCGAGGACGACGTCGTGCTGGTCGAACCGTGGGACTGGCAGGACGAGAAGGCCGACATCACGTGGCGCTACGACAAGCAGGACGCCGACCAGCTCCGTCAGGAAGGTCACATCCAATAA
- a CDS encoding nitroreductase family protein — translation MAPELEFDEQDVAHDEELPAAIEAIRTRRSGHNFDPDAQALDDETLEELIRDAALAPSSYNLQPWEFVAVQDDDRLEEVVELAYGQDHIREAGTAILVVGHTEAETADRVFDEWEAAGRMDEASAEQTKAQTVEMYEDERMGRDYGIRNASLAAENLLLSAHARGLKATPMIGFDAEGIAEFLDLPADKVPVMLIAVGPSGGEEPERLPRRSVDEILHRESY, via the coding sequence ATGGCACCAGAACTGGAGTTCGACGAGCAGGACGTGGCGCACGACGAGGAACTTCCGGCGGCCATCGAGGCCATCCGGACCCGGCGGTCGGGCCACAACTTCGACCCCGACGCCCAGGCGCTCGACGACGAGACGCTCGAAGAACTGATTCGCGACGCGGCACTCGCACCGTCGTCGTACAACCTCCAGCCGTGGGAGTTCGTCGCCGTCCAGGACGACGACCGACTGGAGGAAGTCGTCGAGTTGGCCTACGGCCAGGACCACATCCGGGAGGCCGGCACCGCGATACTCGTGGTGGGCCACACCGAAGCCGAAACCGCCGACCGCGTCTTCGACGAGTGGGAGGCGGCGGGTCGCATGGACGAGGCGTCCGCCGAGCAGACGAAGGCTCAAACCGTCGAGATGTACGAGGACGAGCGGATGGGCCGAGACTACGGCATCCGGAACGCCAGCCTCGCCGCGGAGAACCTGTTGTTGTCCGCGCACGCGCGCGGGCTGAAGGCGACGCCGATGATCGGCTTCGACGCCGAGGGAATCGCGGAGTTCCTCGACCTGCCCGCCGACAAGGTGCCCGTGATGCTCATCGCGGTCGGGCCGAGCGGCGGCGAGGAACCCGAGCGACTGCCCCGCCGGAGCGTCGACGAGATTCTGCACCGCGAGTCGTACTGA
- the rio1 gene encoding serine/threonine-protein kinase Rio1 — MSEEYSLLDPDNAEGVGDEWEEIDVTDTEADRIARKRDREFNQFRERLVDTEQFKVEQSVFDDATLAALYKLVQDGYVQAFGGPLSSGKEATVYSALGSEERGEVAVKIYRINASDFRDMREYLVGDPRFEELGGNKKRVVLAWTRKEYANLKRAAKAGVRVPEPIAVQRNVLVMEFLGSDGDRAPTLDDAHLENPETAFEVVREYMRRLYDAGLVHGDLSEYNIIVHDGELVIIDLGQAVTIHHPNSDEFLTRDCANVASFFQRQGMEVTGEELEDWVRENSDPDK; from the coding sequence ATGTCCGAGGAGTACAGCCTGCTCGACCCCGACAACGCCGAGGGCGTCGGCGACGAGTGGGAAGAGATAGACGTAACCGACACCGAGGCCGACCGCATCGCGCGCAAGCGCGACCGCGAGTTCAACCAGTTCCGCGAGCGACTCGTGGACACCGAGCAGTTCAAGGTCGAACAGTCGGTGTTCGACGACGCGACGCTCGCGGCGCTGTACAAACTCGTCCAGGACGGCTACGTCCAGGCGTTCGGCGGTCCCCTCTCCTCGGGGAAGGAAGCGACCGTCTACAGCGCGCTCGGTTCAGAGGAGCGCGGCGAAGTCGCGGTGAAGATCTACCGCATCAACGCCTCGGACTTCCGAGACATGCGCGAGTACCTCGTGGGCGACCCCCGGTTCGAGGAACTCGGGGGGAACAAGAAGCGCGTCGTGCTGGCGTGGACCCGCAAGGAGTACGCCAACCTCAAGCGCGCGGCGAAAGCCGGCGTCCGGGTGCCCGAACCCATCGCGGTCCAGCGCAACGTCCTCGTGATGGAGTTCCTCGGGAGTGACGGCGACCGCGCGCCCACGCTCGACGACGCCCACCTCGAAAATCCCGAAACGGCCTTCGAGGTCGTCCGCGAGTACATGCGACGGCTCTACGACGCCGGACTGGTCCACGGCGACCTGAGCGAGTACAACATCATCGTCCACGACGGCGAACTCGTCATCATTGACCTCGGGCAGGCCGTAACCATCCACCACCCCAACAGCGACGAGTTCCTGACGCGGGACTGCGCGAACGTCGCCTCGTTCTTCCAGCGCCAGGGGATGGAGGTTACGGGCGAGGAGTTGGAGGACTGGGTCCGGGAGAACTCTGACCCCGATAAGTGA
- a CDS encoding KH domain-containing protein: protein MQHVKIPQDRIGVLIGEGGETMREIESRAEVRLDIDSENGSVEVEKTGDPIRGLKGPEIVKAIGRGFAPEDALALLDDDMMMFDIIDIDAAARNKNDLERQKGRLIGENGRTRQLMEELTGADVVIYGTTMGIIGNPTQVDVVRSAAEMILDGAPHGSVYSFLERKRNEMKRQGMEFHQFTG from the coding sequence ATGCAACACGTGAAGATTCCGCAGGACCGGATCGGCGTTCTCATCGGGGAAGGGGGTGAAACGATGCGCGAGATCGAGAGTCGCGCGGAGGTGCGACTCGACATCGACTCCGAGAACGGGTCCGTGGAGGTCGAGAAGACCGGCGACCCCATCCGGGGACTCAAGGGACCCGAAATCGTGAAGGCCATCGGTCGGGGGTTCGCCCCCGAGGACGCGCTCGCGCTGCTCGACGACGACATGATGATGTTCGACATCATCGATATCGACGCGGCCGCCCGGAACAAGAACGACCTCGAACGCCAGAAGGGCCGACTCATCGGCGAGAACGGCCGGACCCGCCAACTCATGGAGGAACTCACCGGCGCCGACGTCGTCATCTACGGCACCACGATGGGCATCATCGGCAATCCCACGCAGGTCGACGTGGTCCGGAGCGCCGCCGAGATGATTCTGGACGGCGCGCCCCACGGGTCGGTCTACTCGTTCCTCGAACGCAAGCGCAACGAGATGAAGCGCCAGGGGATGGAGTTCCACCAGTTCACCGGGTAG